Genomic segment of Arachis hypogaea cultivar Tifrunner chromosome 11, arahy.Tifrunner.gnm2.J5K5, whole genome shotgun sequence:
AGAATTTCTAAGTATaatataaaagaggattaaattcaaaaaataaagataaaaagagactattttatttattattcttttgtATTGATGGatttatttttcaattgatttGGTGATAATAAATGAAaagattataattaatttatgttaAGAGTAAAACACTTAATTAAATCAAGTACCAACTTATAttacacaaaaattttaaaatgaataatGTTACATGTATGTCTccattcatatttttatataaatcgaatctaTATGATTCGAATTAGTAAGATTTTATATAAATCAATGTTAATAGATTCAATCTACCTAGGAAAGAAATTTGGAATATAATAAATCAATAGTAAATCTAATCAATTCGATTCGATTTACTAGATATACTAGATATGTTAtatcaatagttgatttgatTTATTACTTCTGCATGAtatatagtaaatcgaatctagtTAATTCAATTTTCTATTTGTACAAATTATTGACATTTATTACTTTTAAGTTaatattaactttaaaacataaatgtcaaTAAAAAATACCTCCatttatattcaaataaaatataaaaaaaatcaaaacgaataagaatataaatttaaattttgtgttttagttcaaatttcaGAAAATCTACATTTTTACAAACTTACAAATTCAAAACCGAACAATAAACAATTTCTAAAAATTCGTTAAAAATCATCCTTTGACTCATCAACATCTAAAGACATTACCGGAAActttttatattgaaaaatttaatataaaatatagctCTCCAAAGTGAAATAAGAATTAAAACTTAGATTTTTCAAAGTCAGAAATAACATAtagttatacaatataaaaagattaattatatttatacaatatgtaatttaaaaaaattaaaatattatatcaattaaattatcattttaagTATAAAACTGATGCTTTTTTGATGTTATGCTGAGTTAGAAATAATGTCATCAATCtagttatattaaaatattttattaatatagttatacaatataaaatattatatttaatataatatagttgatttttttatattgtataactattttttattttcgagtATTCTGACTTTGAAAAATCTAAGTTTTAACTTCTATATCACCTTGAAGGACTAtactttatattaaatttttcaaCATCAAAAATTCCGGTAATGATTCCTTAGATATTAATGAGTCAAAGAATGATATTTaacgaatttttaaaaattatttattgttccGTTTTGAATTGTAAATTTGTAAAAATGtagattttctaaaatttaaaataaaacacaaattttgaatttctattcttattcgttttgattttttttatattttatttgaatccaaatagaattattttcttattaacatttatgttttaaaattaatagtattaaCTTAAAAGTAGTAAATGTCAATAATTTGTATAGATAGTAAAttgcatggttctgaaaaccggaccgaactgaccggttcaaccggaaaaactgGGAACCGGTTACCTGGCCGGTCCGGGTAACCTCAAAAACCGAATGGCAAAGAACCGGTCAAACCGGCGGTTAACCAACGAACCGGAAGAACCGTCCGATTTTTTGACGGTTCAGTGGTTTGGAAATTCAGAAGCCAAATGACGTCGTTTtggctatttaaaaaaaaaaaaaaaactggcgtACGCGTTAACCTTAACCAACCTAACCCTAATCAATCAGCCACCCACCAAACCCCCGAAGCTCCCAGCCTCCTCCCCTTTCTTCCCCCCTCATCCACCAAGGCCACCATTGCCACCGCCCACCAAGCTCCAGATTCCAGCAGCGCTCCTCATTCGCGATCCAGCATCGCTCCTCATTCGCCACCCAGCAGCGCTCCTCAGCAGCCGCGACCACCACCGTGTTGAGCCCGCCTCCTCGTCGCCGAACCTCGATGAGCTCGCCGAGGCCGCCTCTCATTCGCCGGTAAGACTGATTTTCTTGTCTTCTTGATTTTGATCATTCTTCCTTCTAGCTCGCCTGttctgtttgaaaaaaaaataacaggGCATCTGATTCTGTTTGCTGGTTCATGGATAACATGCTaatcttaatttttgtttttgattctcTATGCTGCCTGTTCTGTTTGCTTATTCTATTTGCTGGTTCATGAATATACTCTATGCTTCTGTTTGCTCTATGCTCGACCATTCTGTTTGCTTCTGCTTTTTGTTGCTTCTAAATGgaaatagttttaaatttttattttacctgAATCAGTTGATTTTTGTGACTATCAAGCTGCATGAAGTTGATCTATGCTGCCTGTTCTGTTTGTTGGAATCTGGAAATAGTTTTTGATTCTCTATGTTGCCTGTTCTGTTTGCTGGAAATAGTTTTTGATTCTCTATGCTGCCtgttctgtttactgcttcattattttcatggttttttgAAGTTgatttcttgtctttgattttctgATTGTTATAGATGGAACAATCACAAAGTAACTCACAGCCACAAGATAATGCTGCTCAAAATTCTCAAACTGGTTCATCTAGAGGTAAATCTGATCCAGCTTGGCAGTATTTTACAGTGAAGTATGACAAAAATAACAAGGCTCAATATACATGTATTTTCTGCTTGAATACTTATAATGGATGGGGGATATATAGAATGAAATATCATCTTGCAAAAATTTCTGGACAAATTAAAGTTTGTAACAAGGCTCATTGCATCAATCTTATCTTAAAAGACATAGCAAGTCTTCCTCACATAGCTGACCTTGCCTCTCGTGCTTCAAAAGTGACTGCCTTTGTTTACAATCATATGATTTTCTTGTCATGgcttagaaaaagaaaagagtggAAAGAAATTGTTCAACCAGGTGTAACACGTTTTGCTACTGTTTTCATTACTTTGAAAAGTATATATGATCATAAACAAGACTTGCAAGCATTGGTGATTGACAAATATTTCACTTCTCATAAATTATCCAAGAGTGTCAATGGGAAGATGgttagttcaattatcttggatagTAAGTTTTGGGAGGATTGTTTTACTACTGTTATGCTTGTTGGTCCTCTGATTAAGTTATTGAGGCTTGTTGATGCTGATGAGAAACCTTCTCTGGGTATCGTGTATGCGGGCATGCAAAGAGCCAAAATTAATATCAAGACAATGTTTAGAAATAGGAAATCTGCATACACACCTTATACAAGTATCTTGAAAATGCGGTGGGATAAGCATTTGAAGCGTGACCTCCATGCAGCAGCATACTTTTTGAATCCAGATTACTTCTATAGTGAGGGGTTTGTTGAGAAGGCAAATATCTTGAGGTCTTTGCTTGATTTATTTGATATTAAAACTCTTTGCGATGACTCGGTTGTCGCAATGCAAGAGATACAGTTGTATCGAGATCGAAAAGGAAGTTTTGGAAGGGAAAGTGCATTGAAAGCAATTAAGAGACTTGAACCTGGTAAGTATTTATATTTCTATGTTCAATTTACTTTGAatgttttttaaatattgaatgagAATTGATAGTTGAATTTCATATTCTGGTAGGTGAATGGTGGAGGCTACACGGTGGGAGTGCTCCTAACTTGCAAAAAATGGCAAttcgtcttcttcatcaaacatctTCATCATCCGGCTGCGAGAGGAACTGGAGCCTCTTTGAACAAATCCATTCAAAGAGGAGGAACCGATCAGAGCATCAAAGGCTAAGTGACATTGTTTATGTCACTTATAATCTACGCCTTCAATCTAGAATGCATCGCAAGAAGAAGAATTATGATCCAATTGACATTCAAAGCATTGACACAGTAGATTTTTGGGTAATGCCGGATGAAGAAGATCCTGAATTTACTAATGGAGACATTGAAggcattgaaaatttaatttatacggATAATGCTATGCCTTCATATCCTACAGGTTATTGAAATAGCAAAACTTGTTTCATTTTCTCTCTATATCTGATGTAAAGTTctaactttaattttttcttggttttctattttattttattagatggagGAGATGTGGAACTTGATGTGAATTTCCCTAATGTTGCTGATTCTTCAAATACAGCTTCTTTTGGTGGTACTTCTGATGATGGTGGCTTTGGATTACCTGTTTATGATGGAGATGTTGGAACActtaatgataattatgatttttgatgagttgcatctttgattagttgaaaacttgctagtaattgtatcttttgaatgtagaatatgggtttgtcattatgtacgttttattttttgtttagttataaactttgatgtttgaagttgtttgtgaaccttTAATATTAagtaatggataatttattatatgaaatattaaatgttattaagttagaaattattgaatttatatacttaagattattttaagttttttaataattttatttaatatttaattaaaccgattgAACTTCAGTCGAACCAGTAAACCATTAAACCAGTGAcctcaccggtttattgaccggtccggttctcgcaaccttgatacAATGCCACTAGCCCACTATGTACGGTACGGTACGGTACGCTGCTACTTCAAGCTTTGCTCTTTCCATCCACTATGTCTCATGGTCGTTGCTACACGTATTGATAATGGGGTACACGCACAGACAAAAGCTGTTCCGCTGCAAAAGCTGTTCCGCTGCAAAAGCTGTTCCGCTGCAGTGGTTGCAGAGTCTGGATAATCACGTAGGTTAGCTTATATTAATGATAGTTATGTTTTTGTGGGTCATGGCCTCATGGGTTTTTTTGGTTGTAAGGGTGGACTTAGGATTTTTAAgggttatttttgtatttgaaaataTACAGTTCATGTTGATATAATGATATTAGACCATGTAATATGGAAAAAGgcatttgtttcttctttttatatatagTAGAGACCTGGAAGGGTtttgttcggtaggtcgggtaccggacgatTCGGGTTAGGACCCTGAGGTCAACGTTTCGGATGATGGAGAAGCTCGTCTGGTCGTGGTTTCCAGTCCCCGGGTGAGCGAGATCCCGAGCACTTCTGATGGAGaaagg
This window contains:
- the LOC112722000 gene encoding uncharacterized protein, with the translated sequence MEQSQSNSQPQDNAAQNSQTGSSRGKSDPAWQYFTVKYDKNNKAQYTCIFCLNTYNGWGIYRMKYHLAKISGQIKVCNKAHCINLILKDIASLPHIADLASRASKVTAFVYNHMIFLSWLRKRKEWKEIVQPGVTRFATVFITLKSIYDHKQDLQALVIDKYFTSHKLSKSVNGKMVSSIILDSKFWEDCFTTVMLVGPLIKLLRLVDADEKPSLGIVYAGMQRAKINIKTMFRNRKSAYTPYTSILKMRWDKHLKRDLHAAAYFLNPDYFYSEGFVEKANILRSLLDLFDIKTLCDDSVVAMQEIQLYRDRKGSFGRESALKAIKRLEPGEWWRLHGGSAPNLQKMAIRLLHQTSSSSGCERNWSLFEQIHSKRRNRSEHQRLSDIVYVTYNLRLQSRMHRKKKNYDPIDIQSIDTVDFWVMPDEEDPEFTNGDIEGIENLIYTDNAMPSYPTDGGDVELDVNFPNVADSSNTASFGGTSDDGGFGLPVYDGDVGTLNDNYDF